A region of Vitis vinifera cultivar Pinot Noir 40024 chromosome 15, ASM3070453v1 DNA encodes the following proteins:
- the LOC100264301 gene encoding cytochrome P450 87A3 gives MWVLVICLIAFLVILISQWLQKWLNPKCKGRLPRGSMGLPIIGETIQFFSPHSFYGIPPFISKRMTKYGSVFKTSLVGNLVVVSGDSELNQYIFKEEGKSVYCSYTESALKIMGEQSLLAYHGVFHKYLKNLTLSMIGPESLKEVLLHEMDAVTRKYLHSCSSYASFDVKEESANMVFEYFAKKLFGYEEAKASKKLRESYKAFLDGLISFPLNIPGTAFHACLKGRENAIKVINNVINERKSSQKLCHDFLDFLLEEAKSKDTILNEAIIVDLVFLLLFASYETTSEAITLVMKFLSDHPSVVVELTKEHEEILKNRKNEELGITWTEYKSMTFTHMVINETLRLGNIVPGIFRGVTKDIEMKGTTIPAGSTVMVCPSAVHLNPAKYNDPLAFDPWRWEGQELHAGSKNFVAFGGGSRLCAGAHFAKVQVAVFLHYLVTKYRWKKIRGGDIIRKPGLVFPDGLHIQISAKYK, from the exons ATGTGGGTGCTTGTTATTTGCCTTATCGCTTTCCTTGTTATTCTGATAAGCCAATGGCTGCAGAAGTGGTTGAACCCCAAGTGCAAGGGAAGATTGCCACGTGGTTCAATGGGCTTGCCAATCATTGGAGAGACGATCCAGTTCTTCTCCCCTCACTCTTTCTACGGCATCCCTCCTTTCATTAGCAAGAGAATGACCAA ATACGGGTCGGTGTTTAAAACTAGCTTGGTTGGGAATCTGGTGGTTGTATCTGGAGATTCAGAGCTTAATCAGTATATCTTTAAAGAAGAAGGGAAGTCAGTCTACTGCTCTTACACGGAAAGTGCTCTCAAGATTATGGGAGAACAAAGCTTATTAGCGTACCATGGCGTCTTTCACAAGTACCTTAAAAACTTGACACTGTCCATGATTGGCCCGGAAAGCCTCAAGGAAGTATTACTGCATGAAATGGACGCTGTAACTCGCAAATATCTACAT tcATGTAGTAGCTACGCCAGTTTTGATGTGAAAGAAGAATCTGCTAAC ATGGTGTTCGAGTATTTTGCTAAGAAATTGTTTGGCTACGAGGAAGCTAAGGCATCGAAGAAACTTAGAGAGAGCTACAAAGCTTTTCTTGATGGCCTTATATCATTTCCCCTAAACATCCCGGGAACTGCATTCCATGCATGTTTAAAG GGACGTGAAAATGCTATAAAGGTGATTAATAATGTGATCAATGAGAGAAAATCATCACAGAAGCTATGCCATGATTTTCTGGATTTTTTACTAGAGGAAGCAAAGAGCAAAGATACAATTCTAAATGAAGCAATTATCGTAGACCTAGTCTTTCTGCTTCTCTTTGCTAGTTATGAGACTACTTCTGAAGCCATTACATTAGTCATGAAGTTTCTCAGTGATCATCCCTCAGTTGTTGTAGAATTAACG AAAGAGCACGAGGAAATTCTGAAAAATCGAAAAAATGAGGAATTGGGAATTACATGGACAGAATACAAATCCATGACTTTTACACATATG GTTATAAATGAAACTCTTAGGTTGGGAAACATCGTCCCCGGAATTTTTAGAGGAGTAACAAAAGATATTGAGATGAAGG GAACTACAATTCCAGCAGGATCCACAGTGATGGTGTGTCCATCAGCGGTTCATTTGAATCCTGCTAAGTACAATGACCCACTTGCTTTTGATCCATGGCGATGGGAG GGGCAAGAATTACATGCTGGGTCTAAGAATTTCGTAGCTTTCGGTGGGGGTTCGAGGCTTTGTGCTGGAGCTCACTTCGCCAAGGTTCAAGTCGCTGTTTTCCTCCATTATTTGGTCACCAAATACAG GTGGAAAAAAATTCGTGGAGGGGATATCATTCGAAAGCCTGGTTTGGTGTTTCCAGATGGGCTTCACATCCAAATCTCAGCAAAATATAAGTGA